The Caballeronia sp. TF1N1 DNA window AATGGGTCATCTCGATCTCGCGTTATGGTTGCTGCGTCAGGCGAGTCCCGAACTGGCGACGCGTGTCGCTCGCATGATGCTCATCGACAAGCGTGCATCGCAGGCGGAATACATCATCCCCGATCATCTCGCGCATGCCGACCCTTTAGTCGCGCGTTTCGAGCGATGGGCGCGCGACAATCTCGCGGCGGGCTTTTCGCTTCAGGCGGCGGCGAGTGCCTTGTCGGTCGGGCCGCGCACGTTGCAGCGCCGTACCGAGTCGGTGCTCGGCAAGTCGCCGCTGGCGTTCTTTCAGGACTTGCGCATAGAACGCGCGCAGCACCTCGTCGCTATCGGCTACGACATCGAGAAGATTGCAAGCGAAGTCGGCTATGCCGATACGGCGACCTTGCGCACCTTGCTGCGCCGCAGGCTCGGCCGTGGCGTGCGCGAGTTGCGCGCCGGGCGATAACGCGAGGCATCGGGCGACCACGAACATAAAACCGGGAGACGGCATTGACACAGGGACACTCGAACTGGTTCGTGCGCGCGCGGCTCAAGACGCGCCAGCTCTTGTTGCTCGCCGCGATGGAGGAAGAGGGCAACGTGCGCCGTGCCGCCGATGTCCTCGGCATGACGCAGCCAGCGGCATCGCGGCTTCTGAAGGAACTCGAAGATGTGCTGGACGTGCGTCTCTTCGATCGCACGCCGCACGGCATGCAGGCGACGCTCTACGGCGAAGTGATGATCCGTCATGCGCGCATGGTGCTGTCGAATCTCAACAAGGCGCAAGACGAGATTGCCGCCTTGCGCGCCGGTCTGGTGGGCGAAGTGCGCGTCGGCGTGATCGCGGCGGCGGCGGCCAGAATGGTTCCGCTCGCCATCGGACGCGTGAAGGCGCAGTATCCGCAACTGCAAATCTGGCTGCAGGTGGAGACTTCCGATGTCATGCTGCCGCTTCTCACGCAGGGGCAACTCGACGTGATGATCGGCCGCGTGCTCCAGCAGCACGTGCAACTGAAGCCCGCCGTGCAATACGCGCCCATCGCCGATGAACCGCTGTGCGTGGTGGTGCGCCCCGGGCATCCGCTCGAACAGACTGCGGGGCTCACCATGAGCGGTGTCGCCGACGCCGAATGGGTGCTGCATCCGCCGGGGAGTGTCTTGCGGCATCGTATCGACATGGCGTTCGCGGAGCTTGGGCTGAACCCGCCGCGGAATGTGGTCAACACCAACAACTTTCTGGCGATCTCGAGCCTTCTGTTGCAGAGCGACATGCTCGCCGTCATGCCCGATGAAGTGGCGCGGCAATACGAGCGCTTCGGCACGCTCAAGCGTCTTGCAATCGACCTGCCTTGCCGCATGGATGCATTCGGCATCATCACGCGGCAAGCGCATGCGCTCTCGCCCGCGGCGACCGTGGTGCTGCATGCGCTTCACGACGCCGCCGCCGAAGTATACGGCGTGTCCGCCGATGCCCTGAGCGCCTGACCGGGTAAGCCCGAATCGCGTTTTCCACTATATCAACATTGGTATCGGGATCGCTGAATAAGTGATTGGACCATCATGGGAGTGAGGGCTAACCTTGCCCGGGGCTCAGCCTGAGCCTTCGACCCCGGACTTCGAGCCGCGGCGCACATGATCCAATCAGGAGACAGCCATGAAACAGACCCGACGCGCGGTGCTCGGCGCAATGCTTGGTTCGGTGCTGGTACTCGCCGCGAGTGTGAATGCACACGCCGACGACAAGAAGATCACGCTCGGCTTCGCACAGGTCGGCGCGGAGAGCGCCTGGCGCACGGCCAATACGGTCTCGGTCAAGTCCGCCGCGAAAGACGCGGGCATCAACCTCAAATTCTCCGACGCCCAGCAGAAGCAGGAAAATCAGATCAAGGCCATACGCTCCTACATTGCGCAGAAGGTCGATGTGATCGCGTTCTCGCCGGTCGTCGAGTCGGGCTGGGAGCCGATTCTCATCGAAGCGAAAAACGCCAAGATTCCCGTGATCCTGACCGACCGCAACATCGACGTGAAAGACAAGTCGCTCTATGTGACGATGATCGGCTCGGACTTCCTCGAAGAAGGCCGGCGCGGCGGCAAGTGGCTGGAAGAACGCTACAAGAACGAGAAGGGGCCGATCAACATCGTCGAGTTGCAGGGCACGGTGGGATCGGCGCCGGCGAACGACCGGCGTGCGGGTCTGCTCGAAGTCATCAAGAACGATCCCAAGTTCAAGGTGATCGCCTCGCAAAGCGGCGACTTCACGCTCGCTGGCGGCAAGCAGGTCATGGAAGCCTTCGCGAAGACCTACGGCAAGCAGATCAACGTGGTCTACGCGCATAACGACGACATGGCGCTCGGCGCCATTCAGGCAATGGAGGAGGCGGGCATGAAGCCGGGCAAGGACATCACGGTCGTCTCGTTCGATGCAACCAAGGGCGGTTTCGACGCCATGGTCGCGGGCAAGATCAACGTGGACGTGGAATGCAGTCCGCTGCTCGGCCCGCAGTTGATGACCGCGGTGAAGGATGTGGTCGCGGGCAAGGAACTGCCCAAGCGTATCGTGACCGAAGAGACCATTTTCCCGATGAGCGTCGCCGCGGCCACGCTGCCGCAGCGCAAATACTGAAGCTCGGGCGCCATCGCACGTCCATCGCGCCATCATGTGAGCGCGATGGACGACTCATTCCCTTTCCGGCGATATCCATGACCGACACACCCGTGCTCGAAACCATTGGTTTGTCCAAGTCGTTCCCCGGCGTGCGCGCACTGCACGACGTCGATTTTCGTTTGTTTCCAGGCGAGATTCATACGTTGATGGGGCAGAACGGCGCCGGCAAATCGACGCTCATCAATGTGCTGACGGGCGTCCACGAGCACGATGCAGGCGAGATCCGGCTCGGTGGCAGTTCCGTGAATTTCGCCGCGCCCATGGAAGCGGAAGCCGCCGGAATTCGCACGCTCTATCAGGAAGTGAACCTGTGTCCGAATCTCTCGGTGGCGGAGAACGTTTTCGCGGGCAGGCAGTTGAAGCGGCATGGCGCGATCGACTGGAAGAGCATCCACGTGCGGGCGCAAAAGGCGCTCGCGGACCTCAACGTTTCGGTGGACGTCACGAAATCGCTCGATACGTATCCCATCGCCGTGCAGCAGATGGTGGCGATTGCGCGTGCCTTGTCGGTCGATGCGCGCGTCCTGATCCTCGATGAACCGACCTCCAGTCTCGACGACGGCGAAGTCACGCGACTCTTCGACGTGTTGCGCAAGCTCCGCCATTCAGGTCTCGCGATTCTCTTCGTGACGCACTTTCTGGAACAGACCTACGCGGTATCGGATCGCATCACGGTCATGCGCAATGGCGAGCGCGAAGGCGAATATCTCGCGAAAGATCTTCCGGTCGAACTGCTCGTGTCGAAGATGGTGGGCCACGAACGCATGACCGAGCGCCTGAAGCGCGCGGCTTCCGAGCCGCCCGCGCAACGAGGCGCGGCTGCGCCGTTTCTCGAAATGCGCGGCGTGGGCCGTCGCGGCTTGATGAATCCCGTGGATATTGACGTGCAGCCGGGTCAGATACTCGGGCTCGCGGGCTTGCTCGGTTCGGGGCGCACGGAAACCGCGCGGCTTCTCTTCGGCGCGGAGCGTTCCGATGCAGGCGCGACGAAGGTGTCCGGCAAGCCGGTCAAGCTGCATTCGCCGCGCGATGCGGTGCGT harbors:
- a CDS encoding sugar ABC transporter ATP-binding protein; amino-acid sequence: MTDTPVLETIGLSKSFPGVRALHDVDFRLFPGEIHTLMGQNGAGKSTLINVLTGVHEHDAGEIRLGGSSVNFAAPMEAEAAGIRTLYQEVNLCPNLSVAENVFAGRQLKRHGAIDWKSIHVRAQKALADLNVSVDVTKSLDTYPIAVQQMVAIARALSVDARVLILDEPTSSLDDGEVTRLFDVLRKLRHSGLAILFVTHFLEQTYAVSDRITVMRNGEREGEYLAKDLPVELLVSKMVGHERMTERLKRAASEPPAQRGAAAPFLEMRGVGRRGLMNPVDIDVQPGQILGLAGLLGSGRTETARLLFGAERSDAGATKVSGKPVKLHSPRDAVRQGIGYCPEDRKKEGIIADLSIRENIILALQARLGLWRCIRKAKQREIADDYIEQLGIKARDAEQPIGLLSGGNQQKVLLARWLATEPRMLILDEPTRGIDVAAKFEIMDRVLALCAKGLGILFISSEVSEVVRVSHRIAVLRDRRKVAEVAGHTTSEDEVYRLIAGGSQ
- a CDS encoding ABC transporter substrate-binding protein, with the translated sequence MLGSVLVLAASVNAHADDKKITLGFAQVGAESAWRTANTVSVKSAAKDAGINLKFSDAQQKQENQIKAIRSYIAQKVDVIAFSPVVESGWEPILIEAKNAKIPVILTDRNIDVKDKSLYVTMIGSDFLEEGRRGGKWLEERYKNEKGPINIVELQGTVGSAPANDRRAGLLEVIKNDPKFKVIASQSGDFTLAGGKQVMEAFAKTYGKQINVVYAHNDDMALGAIQAMEEAGMKPGKDITVVSFDATKGGFDAMVAGKINVDVECSPLLGPQLMTAVKDVVAGKELPKRIVTEETIFPMSVAAATLPQRKY
- a CDS encoding LysR family transcriptional regulator, with amino-acid sequence MTQGHSNWFVRARLKTRQLLLLAAMEEEGNVRRAADVLGMTQPAASRLLKELEDVLDVRLFDRTPHGMQATLYGEVMIRHARMVLSNLNKAQDEIAALRAGLVGEVRVGVIAAAAARMVPLAIGRVKAQYPQLQIWLQVETSDVMLPLLTQGQLDVMIGRVLQQHVQLKPAVQYAPIADEPLCVVVRPGHPLEQTAGLTMSGVADAEWVLHPPGSVLRHRIDMAFAELGLNPPRNVVNTNNFLAISSLLLQSDMLAVMPDEVARQYERFGTLKRLAIDLPCRMDAFGIITRQAHALSPAATVVLHALHDAAAEVYGVSADALSA